The following proteins are encoded in a genomic region of Synechococcus sp. ROS8604:
- the pstB gene encoding phosphate ABC transporter ATP-binding protein PstB yields MTASSSPELPHPNSDVCISIQNATISYGDFEALKNVFCDIPRGQVTAFIGPSGCGKSTLLRALNRMNDLIEGCSLHGRILFDGADLYAPDVDPVEVRRRIGMVFQQPNPFPKSIYENIAFGARINGYNGDMDELVEKSLRQAAIWDECKDKLKESGNSLSGGQQQRLCIARTIAIEPEVILMDEPCSALDPISTLKIEETIHELKKSFTIVIVTHNMQQAVRVSDMTAFFNAEALEGGTGKVGYLVEFNDTDKIFNAPAQQATQDYVSGRFG; encoded by the coding sequence ATGACCGCTTCATCTTCTCCAGAGTTACCCCATCCGAATTCTGACGTTTGCATATCAATTCAGAATGCAACCATTAGCTATGGTGATTTTGAAGCCTTAAAGAATGTATTTTGTGATATCCCGAGAGGACAGGTAACGGCCTTTATTGGACCTTCAGGTTGTGGTAAGTCTACATTATTACGTGCCCTTAATCGTATGAATGATTTGATTGAGGGATGTTCTCTTCATGGAAGAATACTTTTTGATGGAGCTGATCTGTACGCTCCCGATGTTGACCCTGTGGAAGTACGGCGGCGAATCGGAATGGTTTTTCAGCAACCTAATCCTTTTCCGAAAAGCATTTATGAAAACATAGCCTTTGGTGCACGTATTAACGGATATAACGGTGATATGGATGAATTAGTAGAAAAATCACTACGCCAAGCAGCCATATGGGATGAATGCAAGGACAAGCTCAAAGAGAGTGGAAATTCACTTTCAGGTGGTCAACAGCAGCGTCTTTGCATTGCACGCACCATCGCGATAGAGCCTGAGGTTATTTTGATGGATGAACCCTGTTCTGCACTTGATCCCATCTCAACCTTGAAGATTGAGGAAACCATCCATGAGCTCAAGAAGAGTTTCACGATTGTGATTGTGACTCATAACATGCAGCAAGCTGTTCGTGTGAGTGATATGACAGCTTTCTTTAATGCTGAGGCTCTTGAAGGGGGCACAGGGAAAGTAGGCTATCTCGTTGAATTCAATGACACAGACAAAATTTTTAATGCTCCAGCGCAGCAGGCCACCCAAGATTATGTTTCTGGACGCTTTGGTTGA
- the dnaK gene encoding molecular chaperone DnaK gives MGRIVGIDLGTTNSVVAVLEAGRPVVIANAEGTRTTPSVVGYTKEDELLVGQPARRQLVLNPRNTFSNLKRFVGRAWDELDDNTLTVPYTVSANNQGNVRVACPQTEREYAPEELVSSILRKLVDDASTYLGETVDAAVLTVPAYFNDAQRQATRDAGRLAGLSVERILNEPTAAALAYGFDRSAVRRVLVFDLGGGTFDVSLLRIANGVFDVKATNGDTQLGGNDFDQLIVDWLADAFLQQHQIDLRRDRQALQRLTEAAEKAKQELSGISTTPISLPFIATGQEGPLHIETTLDRKTFEGLCPDLLDRLLTPVQAALRDSGWLAEDIDDVVLVGGSTRMPMVMQLVRTLIPHDPCQSVNPDEVVAVGAAVQAGIITGELRDLLLNDVTPLSLGLETVGGLMKVLIPRNTPIPVRQSDVFSTSGANQSSVEIHVWQGERQMAQDNKSLGRFRLSGIPPAPRGVPQIQVAFDIDANGILQVSATDRTTGRKQSVTIHGGSNLNEDELQALLAEAEARSDEDRRKRAAIERRNSALTLVAQAERRLRDAALELGPYGAERQQRSVEMAMRDVQDLLEQDDPQQLEMGVSGLQEALFGLNRRLSAERSSEAGPLQGIRSTLGTLKDELFADDDWDDDPWSTGNTRSDERMRSGRRGIDPWDDDFYR, from the coding sequence ATGGGCCGGATCGTCGGAATCGACCTGGGAACCACGAATTCCGTCGTCGCCGTGCTTGAGGCGGGTCGACCCGTGGTGATTGCCAACGCGGAAGGCACGAGGACCACTCCATCGGTTGTTGGATACACCAAAGAGGATGAGCTGCTGGTAGGGCAGCCCGCTAGGCGTCAACTCGTTCTCAATCCTCGCAACACTTTTTCCAATCTCAAGCGTTTTGTTGGACGCGCCTGGGATGAACTCGACGACAACACACTCACCGTTCCTTACACCGTGAGTGCCAACAACCAGGGCAACGTTCGTGTGGCCTGTCCTCAGACCGAACGGGAATATGCACCGGAAGAGCTTGTCTCGAGCATCTTGCGCAAGCTTGTTGACGATGCCAGCACTTACCTAGGCGAAACGGTTGACGCCGCCGTTCTCACCGTTCCGGCCTATTTCAATGATGCCCAGCGTCAGGCGACGCGGGATGCGGGACGCCTCGCCGGCCTATCGGTGGAACGGATTCTCAATGAGCCCACGGCTGCAGCCCTGGCCTACGGCTTTGATCGCAGTGCTGTTCGTCGTGTTCTTGTCTTCGACCTGGGTGGAGGGACCTTTGATGTGTCGCTCCTTCGGATCGCCAATGGTGTTTTCGATGTAAAGGCCACCAACGGCGACACCCAATTGGGTGGCAATGACTTTGATCAACTCATCGTTGATTGGCTTGCTGATGCCTTCCTCCAACAACATCAAATTGATCTGCGCAGGGATCGGCAAGCGCTTCAACGTCTCACTGAAGCGGCCGAAAAAGCCAAGCAAGAACTCTCAGGCATTTCGACCACGCCGATCTCCCTGCCCTTTATTGCCACCGGTCAGGAAGGCCCCCTTCATATCGAGACCACTCTCGATCGCAAAACGTTTGAAGGACTCTGTCCTGATCTGCTTGATCGACTGCTAACCCCCGTTCAGGCAGCGCTTCGCGACTCAGGCTGGCTCGCAGAAGACATTGATGACGTGGTGCTTGTGGGTGGCAGCACACGGATGCCCATGGTGATGCAGCTCGTGAGAACGCTGATCCCCCATGACCCCTGTCAATCCGTCAACCCTGATGAGGTGGTTGCTGTGGGTGCCGCCGTTCAAGCCGGAATCATCACCGGTGAGCTGAGAGATCTGCTTCTCAACGACGTCACACCTCTGTCCCTTGGCCTGGAAACCGTGGGGGGACTCATGAAGGTCCTGATTCCTCGAAATACGCCAATTCCAGTGCGTCAATCCGACGTGTTCAGCACCTCTGGTGCCAATCAATCGTCTGTGGAAATTCATGTTTGGCAAGGTGAGCGTCAAATGGCGCAAGACAACAAGTCCTTAGGCCGTTTCCGCTTATCAGGGATTCCACCTGCCCCCCGTGGTGTCCCTCAAATCCAAGTTGCGTTTGACATCGATGCCAACGGAATTCTTCAAGTGAGTGCAACAGATCGCACCACGGGTCGAAAGCAATCCGTCACGATTCATGGTGGCTCGAATCTCAATGAAGACGAATTGCAAGCACTCCTCGCCGAGGCGGAAGCTCGCTCCGATGAAGATCGCCGCAAGCGTGCTGCGATTGAGCGCCGCAATTCAGCCCTGACGTTGGTGGCGCAAGCAGAGCGACGTTTGCGTGATGCAGCCCTTGAGCTTGGTCCCTATGGCGCCGAACGGCAACAGAGGAGCGTAGAAATGGCGATGCGTGATGTTCAGGATCTGCTCGAGCAGGATGATCCTCAACAGTTGGAAATGGGCGTGAGTGGCCTGCAAGAAGCTCTCTTCGGGTTAAACCGCCGTCTCTCTGCAGAACGAAGCAGCGAGGCGGGGCCCTTGCAGGGCATTCGCAGCACTCTCGGAACGCTCAAAGACGAACTCTTCGCAGACGATGATTGGGATGATGACCCTTGGTCCACGGGCAACACCCGTTCCGATGAACGCATGAGAAGTGGACGTCGCGGAATCGACCCCTGGGATGATGACTTCTATCGCTGA
- a CDS encoding inositol monophosphatase family protein → MTPMLDCRQVALDAELDDSTQQTLAEVARAASNLGAAVLMQHYGRLSSIESKGRVGDLVTNADVAAEKVVLDYLREHTPTISILAEESGSSGTPGSLCWCVDPLDGTTNFAHGYPFFATSVGLIWKGKPLLGSVAVPFLNETYWCSPNQGSFVNDAPIQVSDCSSLQDSLLVTGFAYDRHERIDNNYAEFCWLTHRCRGVRRGGAAAVDLAFVATGRLDGYWERGLAPWDLAAGAALVACAGGCVGDYKDSAFDVQEGRILATSPGLHLPLKQELSRVTALEPKLYGA, encoded by the coding sequence ATGACTCCCATGCTTGATTGCCGACAGGTTGCCCTCGATGCAGAACTCGATGATTCCACGCAGCAAACGCTTGCTGAGGTAGCCCGCGCTGCATCCAACCTGGGAGCAGCGGTGCTGATGCAGCATTACGGACGCCTCAGCAGCATCGAAAGCAAGGGTCGTGTGGGTGATTTGGTCACCAACGCCGATGTGGCTGCTGAAAAAGTGGTTCTCGACTACTTAAGAGAACACACTCCAACCATTTCGATCCTTGCGGAAGAATCGGGATCCAGTGGCACGCCGGGATCGTTGTGTTGGTGCGTGGATCCTCTCGATGGAACGACAAACTTTGCCCACGGTTATCCATTCTTCGCCACGTCTGTGGGCTTGATCTGGAAGGGGAAGCCCCTGCTGGGTTCCGTGGCCGTTCCATTCCTCAACGAAACCTATTGGTGTTCTCCCAATCAAGGGAGCTTTGTCAACGATGCTCCGATTCAGGTCAGTGACTGCAGCTCTTTGCAAGACAGTCTTCTTGTCACGGGATTCGCTTACGACAGGCATGAGCGAATTGACAACAATTACGCCGAGTTTTGTTGGCTAACCCATCGTTGTCGCGGTGTTCGTCGGGGTGGTGCCGCTGCTGTTGACCTGGCTTTTGTGGCAACTGGACGCCTGGACGGCTATTGGGAGCGGGGTTTGGCTCCCTGGGATCTTGCGGCAGGTGCCGCATTGGTGGCCTGTGCTGGTGGTTGTGTTGGTGATTACAAAGATTCCGCCTTTGATGTGCAGGAAGGCAGGATTCTTGCGACATCACCAGGGCTGCATCTCCCCCTCAAGCAAGAACTCTCACGGGTGACCGCCTTGGAACCCAAGCTTTATGGAGCTTGA
- the pstA gene encoding phosphate ABC transporter permease PstA translates to MRYSSIERSAEGIPDLSYKSWRKRNISSRLLSFLAGVFACLAVLPLIAVLIYILIKGVASLNIDLFTQLPPPPGGSGGGVGNAILGSIVVTAIATMLAIPIGVGGGIYLAEYSTGKGFSQFIRFGTNVLAGVPSIIAGVFIYGVIVSTRILFGHTFSAIAGGAALSVLMLPTVVKTTDEGLKLVSNDLRRAAFGVGASHFVTVSQITLPKAFTPIATGVVLSIARAAGETAPLIFTALFSPFWPNGIFEPIATLSVLIYNFSAQPYDVQNQLAWAASFILVVFILALNLLARWLGRIANQ, encoded by the coding sequence ATGAGATATTCCTCCATCGAAAGGTCTGCAGAAGGCATTCCCGATCTGAGCTACAAAAGCTGGAGAAAGCGCAATATCAGCAGCAGACTGTTGTCGTTCTTGGCGGGAGTTTTTGCATGTTTGGCTGTCTTACCCCTGATCGCCGTTCTTATTTATATTCTGATCAAGGGAGTGGCAAGTTTAAACATTGATCTTTTTACCCAACTTCCTCCGCCTCCAGGGGGATCAGGTGGCGGTGTTGGCAATGCAATTCTTGGCAGTATTGTTGTGACAGCTATTGCCACAATGCTCGCCATTCCCATTGGCGTTGGAGGTGGTATTTACTTGGCTGAATACTCCACTGGCAAGGGATTTTCTCAATTTATTCGATTTGGCACCAATGTTCTTGCTGGCGTGCCATCAATAATTGCCGGTGTTTTCATTTATGGAGTGATTGTTTCTACGCGAATCCTTTTTGGCCATACTTTCAGCGCAATTGCAGGAGGAGCAGCCCTTTCTGTCCTGATGCTTCCCACAGTGGTCAAAACAACGGATGAAGGCTTGAAACTTGTCTCTAACGACCTTAGGCGTGCTGCTTTTGGCGTCGGGGCATCTCACTTCGTGACCGTGAGCCAAATCACTCTCCCCAAGGCTTTTACCCCCATTGCAACAGGAGTGGTGTTGTCGATTGCTAGAGCGGCTGGTGAAACAGCACCGTTGATTTTTACAGCGCTTTTTTCACCTTTTTGGCCGAATGGGATCTTCGAGCCAATTGCAACTCTATCTGTCTTAATTTATAATTTTTCAGCTCAGCCTTACGATGTTCAAAATCAACTCGCTTGGGCTGCTTCCTTTATCCTTGTGGTGTTCATACTTGCACTGAACCTGCTGGCTCGTTGGCTCGGGAGGATAGCCAATCAATGA
- a CDS encoding peptidylprolyl isomerase, whose amino-acid sequence MKTDAGQIKLEMFDQDAPNTVANFVKLAREGFYDGLAFHRVIDGFMAQGGCPNSREGAKGMPGTGGPGYTINCEINSRKHAPGILSMAHAGKNTGGSQFFIVHEAQPHLDGVHTVFGQTGDMDVVLALKNGSRIESVTVTD is encoded by the coding sequence ATGAAAACGGATGCCGGCCAGATCAAGCTGGAAATGTTCGATCAAGATGCGCCGAACACCGTCGCCAATTTTGTGAAGCTCGCGCGCGAAGGTTTCTACGACGGTCTTGCCTTCCACCGCGTCATTGATGGTTTTATGGCCCAGGGTGGATGCCCCAATAGCCGTGAGGGCGCCAAAGGGATGCCTGGAACGGGTGGTCCTGGTTACACCATCAATTGCGAAATCAACAGCCGGAAGCATGCTCCAGGCATTCTTTCCATGGCCCACGCCGGTAAGAACACGGGCGGAAGTCAGTTCTTCATCGTCCATGAGGCACAGCCCCACCTCGACGGCGTTCACACCGTGTTTGGACAAACCGGAGACATGGATGTGGTTCTTGCCTTGAAAAACGGCAGTCGCATTGAAAGTGTGACGGTGACCGACTGA
- a CDS encoding DnaJ C-terminal domain-containing protein produces the protein MTSIAEPDYWALLGLDPGSDGDSLKRAFRREARRWHPDLNGNDRQAEERFKLVNEAYAVLSDHDRRVAWERQRNGRSPSQDPFASGFPDFEEYLAVVLGIGDPPEPDRAESTHNADQQQAEHRPTPSPQPPPPVRSQDNLETTVVLTPDQALHGTAVNLELSDGTVIEVDTPPFAGDGWRLRLEGVAPGGRDHFLQLQVVTEEGLRIDGLRVLYRLELFPPDAALGCAVDVPTLSGSVTLQVPPGSSSGRLLRLRERGLVWNDRQGDQLVEVVIVIPAHLNDDEQALYQRLQELSLDQGRI, from the coding sequence ATGACTTCTATCGCTGAGCCCGATTATTGGGCCCTCCTTGGTCTTGATCCAGGCAGTGACGGAGACTCGCTGAAGAGAGCCTTCAGGCGCGAAGCAAGGCGTTGGCACCCGGATCTCAACGGGAACGATCGCCAGGCGGAAGAGCGCTTCAAACTCGTCAATGAGGCCTATGCCGTCCTCAGTGATCACGACAGGCGCGTCGCCTGGGAGCGTCAACGCAACGGTCGAAGTCCCAGCCAAGACCCATTTGCTTCAGGATTTCCTGATTTCGAGGAGTATCTCGCCGTTGTTTTGGGCATCGGTGATCCTCCAGAGCCCGATCGTGCCGAATCCACACACAACGCTGATCAACAGCAAGCGGAGCACAGACCAACCCCATCTCCCCAACCTCCCCCACCTGTTCGCTCGCAGGACAATCTCGAAACAACGGTTGTGCTGACCCCTGACCAGGCCCTTCACGGCACGGCTGTGAACCTGGAGCTCTCCGACGGAACGGTGATCGAGGTGGATACACCTCCTTTTGCGGGGGATGGCTGGCGTCTCCGCCTAGAAGGCGTGGCACCGGGTGGACGGGATCATTTTTTGCAGTTGCAAGTGGTCACCGAGGAGGGCCTACGCATTGATGGATTGCGCGTGCTGTACCGCTTGGAACTGTTTCCACCCGATGCAGCCCTTGGATGCGCGGTGGATGTTCCAACGCTGTCCGGATCCGTAACCCTTCAAGTCCCTCCAGGTTCATCGAGCGGTCGCCTGCTGCGACTTCGCGAACGTGGCCTCGTCTGGAATGACCGCCAAGGAGATCAGCTGGTGGAGGTGGTCATCGTGATTCCTGCCCATCTGAATGATGACGAACAAGCCCTCTACCAGAGGCTTCAGGAACTGAGCTTGGATCAAGGGCGGATCTGA
- the murQ gene encoding N-acetylmuramic acid 6-phosphate etherase, translating into MKPSENRGYLTTEQSNPRSTDLDVLSTNELVKLFIDEDRKPQLAVEGASEALSAAVDAVAMRLSKGGRLFYLGAGTSGRLGVLDAAECPPTFCSPPELVQGVLAGGAPALLRSSEGLEDLETAGVDDLKSHQFGSDDCLVGIAAGGTTPYVRGALQYALELDALAIAMACVPAEQAPMPCHLDIRLITGPELLTGSTRLKAGTATKMALNILSTGVMVKLGKVYGNRMVDVAASNSKLVDRSLRILTDLVGLSREQGLPLLEEAKGSVKRALVMAAGSMGLEDAQTLLANHNGNLRIALGSIGITLNSTTH; encoded by the coding sequence GTGAAGCCTTCTGAAAATCGGGGTTATCTCACAACAGAGCAGTCGAACCCCCGCAGCACTGATTTGGACGTGTTGTCCACCAATGAGCTAGTCAAGCTGTTCATCGACGAAGATCGCAAACCTCAATTGGCGGTTGAAGGGGCGTCTGAAGCTCTCAGTGCTGCCGTCGATGCTGTGGCCATGCGCTTAAGCAAAGGCGGACGGCTGTTTTACCTCGGAGCAGGAACATCGGGCCGCCTTGGCGTGTTGGATGCCGCTGAATGTCCTCCCACCTTTTGCAGTCCACCCGAGCTGGTACAGGGGGTCTTGGCGGGGGGTGCTCCGGCCCTTCTTCGTAGTTCAGAGGGCCTTGAGGATCTTGAGACAGCGGGGGTTGACGACCTCAAAAGCCATCAATTCGGATCGGATGACTGCCTGGTCGGCATTGCCGCTGGTGGCACCACGCCCTATGTCCGTGGTGCACTCCAATACGCCTTGGAGTTAGATGCCCTGGCCATTGCCATGGCCTGCGTTCCTGCAGAACAAGCACCCATGCCTTGCCACCTGGATATCCGCTTAATCACCGGACCAGAGCTGCTGACTGGATCAACGCGTTTGAAGGCGGGAACCGCCACAAAAATGGCACTCAACATCCTTTCCACCGGGGTGATGGTGAAGTTGGGAAAGGTGTATGGAAACCGCATGGTCGATGTCGCAGCGAGCAACAGCAAGCTGGTCGACCGCTCTCTGAGAATTTTGACTGATCTCGTGGGCTTGTCGCGCGAGCAAGGGCTTCCGCTGTTGGAGGAAGCCAAAGGATCGGTCAAGCGGGCTCTCGTTATGGCGGCTGGGTCCATGGGTCTTGAAGATGCTCAAACCCTGCTCGCTAATCACAACGGAAACCTGCGCATAGCCCTTGGTTCCATTGGAATCACACTGAATTCAACAACTCATTGA
- a CDS encoding phycobilisome rod-core linker polypeptide yields MPNHSSGLLVNEASNRKTQISFASNSGTKNGTALTNAEYRKKHCLNMKVSIGPRSHENCPFGVTFQEFHPSNPEAHEIAIAATYKQIFGNLGLTQSQRMPELDAQLLDGRITVRTMVKALAKTEVYKQVYFYQVSPWRSIELLFKHLLGRSPICREEVATKTKHLHDFGYESLVDSFVDSAEYIEVFGDSIVPHKRAFKSEAGMRTIVFKSSLEMHNREASSDSALGTRALTQPILLKRSNISLFKGSNSSMSKTTRFWEVPTTSKRVYW; encoded by the coding sequence ATGCCAAATCACTCCTCTGGGCTACTTGTAAACGAAGCATCAAATAGGAAAACTCAAATTTCCTTTGCAAGCAATTCTGGCACCAAGAATGGGACAGCATTAACGAACGCAGAGTATAGAAAAAAACATTGCCTAAACATGAAGGTCAGCATCGGTCCTAGATCCCACGAAAATTGTCCATTTGGAGTGACATTTCAGGAATTCCATCCATCTAATCCTGAAGCACATGAAATAGCTATTGCAGCTACTTATAAGCAAATATTCGGGAATTTAGGACTTACACAATCACAAAGGATGCCAGAACTGGATGCGCAGCTATTGGATGGTCGCATCACTGTAAGGACGATGGTGAAGGCCTTAGCCAAAACAGAAGTCTACAAACAAGTTTATTTTTATCAAGTCTCACCATGGCGATCTATTGAACTGCTTTTTAAGCACCTCCTAGGGAGATCACCCATCTGCAGAGAAGAAGTTGCTACAAAAACAAAACATCTGCATGACTTCGGCTATGAGTCACTCGTGGACAGCTTTGTCGATTCCGCAGAATATATAGAAGTCTTTGGAGATTCGATTGTTCCTCACAAAAGGGCCTTCAAGTCAGAAGCTGGTATGAGAACGATTGTCTTTAAATCCTCCTTAGAAATGCATAACCGAGAGGCATCAAGTGATAGCGCATTAGGAACAAGAGCCCTTACTCAGCCAATTTTGCTAAAAAGAAGCAACATCTCCCTATTCAAAGGATCGAATTCATCGATGTCAAAGACTACAAGATTCTGGGAAGTGCCTACAACCAGCAAAAGAGTGTACTGGTAA
- a CDS encoding DUF3110 domain-containing protein yields the protein MLVHVLLYDAGQDSEGIHSLELSGQTVVLMFENCDDAERYAGLLEAQDFPTPTVEALDQHEVELFCTEAGYEARLVETGFVPTSDDERLMLAPPSSNRDVSNWQSEDPSVDSSVDPSVNSSSDSVPSSSANDGLDDVRRRLEGLL from the coding sequence ATGCTCGTTCACGTCCTTCTTTACGACGCCGGTCAGGACAGTGAGGGCATTCATTCCCTTGAGTTGTCTGGTCAGACCGTGGTTTTGATGTTTGAAAACTGCGACGATGCCGAACGCTATGCAGGCCTGCTAGAGGCCCAGGACTTCCCAACTCCCACGGTCGAAGCCCTCGATCAACACGAGGTGGAACTCTTCTGCACAGAGGCTGGGTATGAGGCGCGACTGGTTGAAACTGGCTTCGTCCCCACATCGGACGATGAGCGCTTGATGCTGGCTCCTCCGAGCTCCAATCGAGACGTCAGTAATTGGCAATCTGAAGATCCATCTGTCGATTCATCTGTCGATCCATCTGTCAATTCATCCAGCGATAGCGTTCCGTCATCCAGCGCGAATGATGGACTGGATGATGTCCGGCGGCGTCTGGAGGGTTTGTTGTGA
- the pstC gene encoding phosphate ABC transporter permease subunit PstC: MKQFKAQYLLRSRPPAEKLVDGSFKKLVVVMASMVALILISILVVVFWGSLESMGRYGLSFLVTSNWNPVDDEYGAFTAIYGTLVTSLLALVIAIPLGVGTAIFITENIIPLKIRNIIGLMVELLAAIPSVVLGLWAIFILEPFIHPFLMFLHEDFGWIPFFSTEPLGPGIAPAILILVVMILPIITAIARDSLNQVPMRLRQAAYGVGATRWGAILNVILPAAVSGIVGGVMLALGRAMGETMAVTMIIGNSNVFSWSLLAPGNTISAMLANQFGEADVGQLSSLMYAAFVLMVMTLIVNIMAQWLVKRLSLKY, translated from the coding sequence GTGAAGCAATTCAAGGCTCAATATCTGCTTCGAAGCAGACCACCGGCTGAAAAGTTGGTGGATGGCAGTTTCAAGAAGCTCGTCGTCGTCATGGCCTCCATGGTTGCGCTGATCCTCATCTCCATCCTTGTGGTGGTGTTCTGGGGATCGTTGGAGTCGATGGGGCGCTACGGACTGTCGTTTTTGGTCACGTCCAACTGGAATCCTGTTGATGACGAATACGGTGCTTTCACGGCAATTTATGGAACGCTCGTTACTTCTCTTTTGGCACTAGTGATTGCTATCCCTTTAGGTGTAGGCACGGCAATATTCATTACTGAAAATATTATTCCGCTTAAAATCAGAAATATTATTGGCTTGATGGTTGAGCTCCTGGCGGCCATCCCTTCAGTGGTGTTGGGGTTATGGGCGATCTTTATTTTAGAGCCATTTATTCACCCATTTCTCATGTTTCTACATGAGGATTTTGGCTGGATTCCCTTCTTTAGTACGGAGCCATTAGGACCAGGGATTGCTCCGGCAATTTTGATTCTTGTTGTGATGATTTTACCGATTATTACTGCTATTGCCCGCGATTCATTAAATCAAGTGCCGATGAGATTGCGCCAAGCTGCCTATGGCGTTGGTGCGACGCGATGGGGAGCCATTTTGAACGTGATACTCCCTGCGGCTGTATCAGGAATCGTTGGTGGAGTGATGCTCGCTCTCGGCAGAGCCATGGGAGAAACCATGGCCGTCACAATGATCATTGGAAACTCCAATGTTTTTAGTTGGTCATTGTTGGCTCCCGGAAATACCATTTCAGCCATGCTTGCGAACCAGTTTGGGGAGGCAGATGTAGGACAGCTCTCTTCCCTTATGTACGCAGCTTTCGTCTTGATGGTTATGACTTTAATTGTCAACATCATGGCTCAATGGCTTGTGAAACGTCTGAGTCTTAAGTATTAA
- the mtnP gene encoding S-methyl-5'-thioadenosine phosphorylase — translation MSTLHSSLQDARVGVIGGSGLYAIDGLESVEEVTLDTPFGVPSDCLRVGQLNGVEVVFLARHGRSHHLLPSEVPYRANIWAMRSLGVRWLISVSAVGSLQEHLRPRDMVVPNQFIDRTRQRPQSFFGDGCVAHVSLAQPFCERLSDLLAAAATNEMPSGHKLHRGGTYLCMEGPAFSTKAESELYRNWGCDVIGMTNHTEARLAREAEIAYASLSMVTDFDCWHTEHDAVTVEMIIDNLKANATATGPILFALMEKLGRERPSSPAHHALKDALMTPPEAVPVETRQRLDLFTSAYWGPVSTQAQ, via the coding sequence ATGTCCACACTCCATTCCTCTCTCCAAGACGCTCGAGTGGGTGTCATCGGTGGCAGTGGTTTGTATGCGATTGATGGGCTCGAATCGGTTGAAGAGGTCACGTTGGACACCCCATTCGGTGTTCCTTCTGATTGTTTGCGCGTCGGTCAACTGAATGGCGTTGAGGTGGTTTTTCTTGCCCGCCATGGGCGCTCGCATCACCTGCTTCCAAGCGAAGTTCCCTATCGAGCCAATATCTGGGCGATGCGCTCCTTAGGGGTGCGTTGGTTGATCTCGGTATCTGCCGTGGGATCTCTTCAGGAGCATCTGCGCCCTCGCGACATGGTTGTTCCCAATCAGTTCATCGACAGAACGAGGCAGAGGCCGCAATCGTTCTTTGGCGATGGCTGTGTGGCCCATGTCAGCCTGGCGCAACCGTTTTGTGAGCGCCTCAGTGATCTGCTTGCAGCAGCAGCAACGAACGAGATGCCGTCCGGACACAAGCTGCATCGCGGTGGAACCTACCTGTGCATGGAGGGTCCGGCTTTCTCGACCAAAGCGGAAAGTGAGCTCTATCGCAATTGGGGTTGTGATGTGATCGGCATGACGAACCACACCGAAGCCCGTTTGGCACGCGAAGCTGAAATTGCCTATGCCTCTCTCAGCATGGTGACCGATTTCGATTGCTGGCATACCGAGCACGACGCTGTGACCGTTGAAATGATCATTGACAACCTCAAGGCCAATGCCACTGCAACAGGGCCGATCCTCTTCGCTCTCATGGAGAAATTAGGGCGTGAACGTCCTTCTTCTCCTGCCCATCACGCCCTCAAAGATGCCTTGATGACACCTCCTGAAGCGGTTCCGGTGGAGACCAGGCAACGGCTTGATTTATTCACAAGTGCCTATTGGGGGCCTGTCAGCACGCAAGCTCAATGA
- a CDS encoding 2Fe-2S iron-sulfur cluster-binding protein, producing the protein MRPNHTVTIHWPQAGRTITHQVPEGEYILQSFEQQGDPLPFSCRNGCCTSCAVKVQKGCLDQTEAMGLSKELRQQGYGLLCVARAMGPLEAITQDEDEVYELQFGRHFGRGQVRPGLPLEDE; encoded by the coding sequence ATGAGACCAAATCACACAGTCACAATTCACTGGCCCCAGGCTGGACGGACGATTACCCATCAGGTTCCTGAGGGGGAGTACATCCTCCAAAGCTTCGAGCAGCAGGGTGATCCGCTTCCTTTCTCGTGTCGGAATGGCTGCTGTACGTCCTGCGCGGTGAAGGTGCAAAAGGGATGTCTGGATCAAACAGAGGCCATGGGACTCTCAAAAGAGCTCAGGCAACAGGGATATGGCTTGCTTTGCGTGGCAAGAGCCATGGGTCCCCTTGAAGCGATCACGCAAGATGAGGATGAGGTCTATGAGCTTCAGTTTGGACGTCATTTCGGACGTGGTCAGGTTCGCCCTGGCCTTCCTTTGGAGGATGAGTGA